A region of the Geomonas subterranea genome:
CATCTGCTCCGGCGCCTACGCCGCAGGGAGCTTCGCCCTCACCGAGACCGGTGCCGGCTCGGACCCCGCCGGCATGACCACCACCGCACTCCTGGACGGTGACAGCTGGGTGCTGAACGGCTCCAAGATATTCATCACCAGCGCGCCCTACGCCGGCGTCTTCGTGGTCTGGGCCGTGACCGACAGGGAGGCCCCCAAAGGGAAGGGGATCAGCTGCTTTCTCGTGGAGCAGGGGACGCCGGGCCTCGTGATCGGCAAGCAGGAGGAGAAGACCGGCCAGCACGCCTCGGCCACCAACGAACTGGTCTTCGAGAACTGCCGCATCCCGAAGGACGCCCTGATGGGGAAGCTTAACGACGGATTCCGGATCGCCGTCGCCGAGCTGGGCGGCGGGAGGATCGGCATCGGCTCCCTGGCGCTCGGCATCGGTCTCGCCGCCATGGACTACGCCACCAGGTACAGCACGGAGAGGGTGCAGTTCGGGCAGAAGATAAGCGCTTTCCAGGCCACCCAGTGGAAGATCGCCGACAGCTACACCGAACTGGAGGCGGCGCGCCTGCTGCTCATGAATGCTGCCTTCCGCAAGGAGAGCGGCCGTCCCTTCGCCAAGGAGGCGTCCATGGCCAAGCTCTTCGCCACCGAGGCCGCCAACCGCGCCTGCTACAACGCGGTGCAGATGCTGGGGGGCTACGGCTACACCGCCGATTTCCCGGTGGAGCGCTACGCCCGCGACGTCAGGATCACCTCCATCTACGAGGGGACCAGCGAAATCCAGCGGGTCATCATCGCCCGGGAGATCCTGAAAAACATCAGCTAGCAAGGCTGCCTGATAGTCCCATCTCCCAGGGGGCAGGGGTGAGGGGTTCCTTGCACGCCGCGTCACTCGTACGTCCTGTAGGGGCGAATAATTATTCGCCCAGCCGCCGCTGCCCCGCCCCCCGGCCTTGGCAAGCGAGGCGGAGGTGCGATCAAGGGGGGCGAATGATTATTCGCCCCTACACGTGGACCGCATTTATCAGGTGCATTGGCCGTAGGGGCAAAAAATGTTTACCCCTCGCCCTCCGGGGCGGGGGGCAGCCACGAAGCGTAGTCCTCCCGCAAGGGGAGGGTAGATGGTCACAGTTCAAGGAGGGACGCATGAGTAGCGGCAAGCGGATCACGTTGCAGCAGGCGGCCGAGATCGTGAAAAACGGCTCCAGCCTGACCTTTTCCGGCTTCACCATCTGGCGGCGCCCCTTTGCGCTCGTCTACGAGCTGATCAGGCAGCGGAGGAAGGGACTCCACCTCATCGAGGTGAACGGCGGGCCGCAGACCGAGTTCCTGGTGGGCGCGGGGTGCGTCGACATCTGGGAGTCGTGCTGGGTCGGCCACGAGCTCTACGGCAAGTACGGCGCCAACCTCTCCAGGAAGGTCGGCAACAAGGAGATCCTGGTCGAGGATTACAGCCACGCGGAGATGATGTTCCGCTTCAGCGCCGCGGCCTCGGGCGCCCCCTACGCCGTGACCCAGACCTCGCTCGGCACCGACATTCACAACCCGGCCTACGACACGCTGGGCAACGCCGGGCTCCGGGACGGCAGGCGCATTCCAAAGCACAAGTACCGCTTCACCGAGGATCCCTTCTTCGGCGCCGGCGCCCAGGTCATGGTCCCCGCGGCCAAGGTGGACATCGCCATCCTCTGCGTCCAGCAGGTGGGGGAGGAGGGGACGGTGCGGGTGAACGGCCAGTTCTACTCCGACCCCGAGGTGGCCAGGGCGGCCGACGTCACCATCGTCATGGCGGAAGAAATCGTCCCGGAAGAGTACCTGCGCCGGGAAAGCGACCTGAACACCATCACGAGCTTCGAAGTGGACCACATCCTCGAGGTCCCCTTCGGCGCCCACCCCACCGGCATGTTCGGCCGCTACGACGTGGACGGCGCCTTCCTCAAGGATTTCTACGCCAGGACCAGGACCCAGGAAGGGTTCGACGACTTCGCCAAGGAATGGATCTACGGCCTGGACCACCTGGGCTACCTCGAGAAACTCGGCTGGCCGAAGATGCTGAACCTGAAGGCGAACACCGCCCTCAAGTACAGCACCGGCGTGAAAAGGGGGCAGTGACATGGACAAAGAGTTCGCGAAACCGGAAGAATACGGACTGGCCGACCTCCTCTGCTGCGCCGCCTCCCGCGAGGTGCAGGACAACGAGATCGTCTTCGCCGGCACGGGGCTCCCCATGGTGGCCATCATGCTGGCGCAAAAGACCCACGCGCCGAACCTCAAGCTGATCTTCGAAGCGGGGACGCTGGACGGCCGCCCCCCCGAGATCCCCACCTCGGTCGGCGATGCCCGCTGCGAGATGGGCGCCTCGCGCTCCTCGGGCCTGCACGACGCCTTCAGCATCGCACAACGCGGCTATGTCGACCTGGGCTTTCTGGGAGGGGCCGAGGTGGACCAGTACGGCAACGTGAACACCACCTGCATCGGCGACTACCTGAACCCCGAGCTGCGCCTGACGGGCAGCGGCGGCAACCCCGACATCAACTCCTTTGCCAGGCGCACCGTCTTCATCATGGTGCACGAGAAGCGCCGCTTCACCGAGCAGGTGAGCTACATCACCAGCCCCGGGTGGCGGGTGCGCAAGTGGCCGGGAGGCGAGACGGTGCACCGGCGCGAGCTCTACGGCGCGGCTTACCGCGGCGGCCCCTCGGCGGTGATCTCCACGCTCGGGGTGTTCCGCTTCGACGACGAGAGCGGCCGGATCTACCTCGACACCTGCCATGCCGGCAACTCTCCCGAGCAGGTCCGGGACATGTGCCAGTTTGACCTCGACATCACGCGGGTGAGCGGCGAGACCCTCCCCCCCACCAGGGAGGAACTGCACTTCATCCACGAGGTGCTCGATCCGGGACAGATCTTCATTCCCAAGGTAAAACCGGTGTAACGCAAAACTATTTCCTCATAGGCGATGATCTTCCATTAGTCCCCTCTCCCAGATGGAGAGGGGATGTGGACGCAGATCGACCCGGTGACCAACCCCTTGTGCGCGAGGGAATCCCCTTCATCGTCAACCCGTACGACGCCCACGCCCTGGAGGAGCCCCTCAGGCTGAAGGAGCTGGCGGCTCGATAACATTAAAATTCTTTTTTATCCTGTCTTAACGTGGTAGCCTGTCCCGGTTGCGCAGCACTCGGCCAAAGCCGGAAGGGACCACAATGGGAGACGACCCAGCCAAATACCACGCCCTGTTCGACCAGATGGCCCAGGGGGCGTTCTTTCAGTCGGCGGATGGCACGCTGACCGATGTCAATCCCGCTGCGCTGGAGATGTTCGGCCTGACCCGTGACGAGTTCCTGGGGCGGACCTCTATGAACCCCGACTGGCGCGTCATAGCGGAGGACGGCTCCGACCTTCCTCCCGAGCGGCACCCTTCCATGGCTGCCCTCGGCAGCGGCCGCCCCGTCCGCGATTTCATCGCGGGTGTGTTCAACCCGCGAAAAAGATGTATCTGCTGGTTCAATCTCAACGCCCTTCCCATGTTCAGGCCCGGCGACTCCTCACCGCACCAGGTCTTCGTGACCATGCATGACATCTCCAGCCATAAGCGGATCAACGACATCCACCTCTCCCGCATCCGCCTGATCCAATGCGCCGGTGTCCACCCTCTCGATGAACTGATGGTGCAAGCGCTGGACGAGGTGGAAAAGCTGACCGGCAGCGCCATCGGCTTTTACCACCTCTTCGACGCCGCCACCGGTTCCGTAGCGCTTAAGGCTTGGTCCACCAGCACCTTGGAGCGGTTCTGCGGCATCGACGACCGGGATCAGCACTACAGCGTGGAGCAGGCGGGCGTCTGGGCCGATTGCCTGCGCTCAGGCAAGGCCACCATCTACAACGACTACAACATCATTCCCCACCGGAAAGGTTTTCCGCCCGGGCACACCCCGGTCCGGCGCATCCTGGTGGTGCCGGTGCAAAGAAACGGGGAGGTGGTCGCCATCCTGGGGGTGGGAAACAAGCCCTCCGACTACACCGAGACTGACGTCCATACCGTCACTCTCTTCGCCGACCTCACCTGGGACGTGGCCCAGCAAAAGCAGATGCAGGACAGGCTGCTCGCCAAGACGGGCGAACTGAAAGAGGCCAACGAGCTTCTCGAACAGCGGGTGAACCAGCGCACGGCCGACCTCCAGGCCGCCATCCGGGAGCGCGAGTCCTTCAGCTACTCCGTATCGCACGATCTGCGGGCGCCCTTGCGGCACATCAGCAGCTACAGCTCCATCCTCATCGAGGAGTACGGCCCGGCTCTCCCCTACGAGGCCCGCACGTACCTGGACCGGATGCGGGGTGCCGCGAACCAGATGGGCGCGCTCATCGACCACCTGCTGGAGCTCTCCAAGGTGGCGAGGGCCGTCATAAGTCCCGAGCCGATCGACTTGAGCGCCGCTGCGGCCGGCATCCTGCAGATGCTGCAGGAAACCGAGCCGCACCGGATGGTCTACCAGGAGATCCAGCCGGGACTGACCACACAGGGGGACGTCCACCTGGTCAACCAGCTCCTGGGCAACCTGTTGGGGAACGCCTGGAAGTACACCTTGAAGACCCCCTTCCCCAGGATCGCGGTGGGCAAGACCACGGCCGCCGGCGAGGAGGTCTTCTTCGTGACCGACAACGGCGCCGGCTTCGACATGAGCTACCAGTCCAAGCTGTTCAAGCCCTTCGAGCGTCTGCACGGTTCCGAGTTCGACGGGGTGGGGATAGGGCTTGCGACGTCGCACCAGATAGTCGAGCGGCACGGCGGCAGGATCTGGGGCGAAGGGACGGTGGGCAGGGGCGCTACCTTCTACTTCACCCTGGGGGGACGATGTGAGCACGAGGTAACAGCAGCAGGGGACGTGGCTCGTTAAACCGCGTCCCCTGGTCTGTTAATGGGAGTGCAAATTATTTGAGCGGCAGGTAGATGTCGGTGACCAACTCGTGCTCGGCCACGTCCGGCATCAGGTTCAGGTAGTGGAAAAAGAGCGGGAAATCCCTCAATTCCTCTCCGCTTTTGGGGAACCAGTCGCGGTAGAGCGGATAGACGCTATCGCCGATCCGGTCGTGGGAGCCCAGGTGCCGCACCACGGCGCAGCGGCCGCCCGGGATCACGCCGTTTAACACCCCCTGCTGGTTCTCCGGCACCTCCTGTGAAACCTCGCCGCAGATATCGAAACGGAACTGCTCCGGCTCCACGTTCGCGGGATCGTCGTAGACTATGCCGAAGGTTCGCGACTCCTTTACCGGCGACAACCCGCTTTGCTTGCGCCACTCGATGAACTTCAGCGCCGAATCGTCCAGCTTTTCCGGCGCGCCCCGGTGGGCCAGGACCGCAATCCGCGTCTCGGTGAACTCCATTGTTTTCACGTCCATATCTCCTCTCCTTTCATTGGGCGGCAGCCGGAAGCGTTCCTTCCAAGGCTGCCATCTGGGTGATTTCCTGAACTGAGAGGGGGACTGTCCGAATATCTGCCGGAAGGCGCGGGCAAACGCTTCCGGGCTTTCGAATCCTGCGTCGAGTGCGATGTCGATGATGCGCTCGTCGCGGCGGTAGACAAGCCGGTAGGAGGCGTGCTTCAGCCGCAGTTGCCGGATGTAGGCGAGGACCCCGGTGCCGGTGTAGAGCGAGAATTGCCGGTGGAAGTGGAACTTGGAGAAATGCGCCACCCGGCTCAGCCGCTCGACCGTCAACGGTTCGTCCAGGTGCCGCTCGATGTAACGCAACACCCTGTCGAACCTCTCCGCGTATGCCTGTGCTTTATCCATGTTGATGCCCCTCTCGATTCGCCGCTCATCCTACGTGATCTTCGAGAGAGATTCCTGACCGAAATTGCTCAAATCGCGGCGCCAGTTTGCCTTCAGGTAGGATTGAGCATCGGTGGATGCGGTGCCAGGTCTTGAAAAATCACTTTTCATATACAAGCATGTGCAATTTGGGCCAAGTACCGGAAGAACCTTGTTTCATATTTCACCTCAATTTCCTTATAATCAAAGGGGATGCAGCGTGTCCCTTATGAAAAGGAGCACAGAGATGAAAACGAAAATCCGGTACCTGGTTGCACTCGTGGTGTTACCGGCACTGCTGTCGGCCTGCATTGTCGTGCCGGTGGACGGTTATTACGGGCACCCCCACGGATATTATTACGACGGCTATGATGGCCATTATGGTCGCGGCCCGTATGGCGGGCGCAGGTAGAAAGTACGGACCACCTCCAAGGTAAGGCTGCCGGTGGTCCATGAGGCCTGTGGCAATGAGCCGGCACCGACAGCGAGACCTTGCGGCAGTTGTCAATAGTGCCTAGTTCGGCTTCAGGTACGATTGAGCGTCGTACGAGAACTGGCGGGCGGTCGCGTCAAAGGCCTCGTCTTCGCTGTAGGTAAAGGCGTTGACCCAGGCAAACGGCAGGAGACCAAGCCATAGCGCACCCTTTCTCGTGATGTCATACCTGTACGTGTCCTTCATCTGACCATCGACGTAGACGTTGTACTGGACGATGTAGCCGTCCCTCGTGCTCCAGACCGGCAACAACGTCAGGGTGGAAACAGAGAGGTATCCGAAAGCGAACGCTGGAATCGTCATCGGTTTCCACTTTGTCTGGACATCGAGGAACAGCCCTTTCTCCGGCTTCTCATCGACTTGCACCATTTTCCTGCACAAGCTGGCATCCCTGAACACGTTCTGAAGCGTGCTGTACCCGCCTACATCCAGGATGTTGAAACTCCCGATGTTGTAATACATGACATCGCAGGTCCCGTTGTTCATCTTCCGGTCCAGTGCAGCCGCTGGAAAATCACGGTAGGTAACGCAACCGGAAAGTATCAAGCACAGTATCAAAAGAGCGGGTTTCATGTTTTCTCCTGTCACTCCATCCAGGTCTGCATCGCGTCTGCAATTTAAATTAAAGGCATCTACCGATCAAGTTCTTTCTGCGACCTTTCCGGGCTCCATCCATGACTCACTCATCCGGATGCCGACAGGGGGTGTTGACTTAGAGCGCGTTAACGGTACGGTAGCTGACGTGCCACCCCGCCACTAACGGCTGTGCCATCGTAAGGGAGATGCCGTGATGGATGATCTAGCTAAAAAAGGATAGAAAAGCTGACAGATAAGGGAATTGCCCATCTGGAAGCAGGCAGATACAGGCGCCGTCATAATGTTAACTGTCATTCACAAATGTTTCCATTCAACCAGTTTCCGTGCGGCAGTCGGATCCCGTGGAGCGCGAATCCGCTACGAATAGTTGCGTCGGGGGCACTCCCGGAGCCAACTGGGATTTCCCCAGCTGCGCCACCCAGTACGGCGCCAGCTCACAATGCGCGGATCCGGTAACCGGATCTGCACCCTCCAGAACGATCGCGTCATCCCTGGAAGGGAGCGCTGTCACCTTCATGGAAGGCGAAATCCGGCTATGATACGAAAACCGCTTAGCCACGGAGAAAATCTGAGAAAATCTGAGAACGGCACGACACTTTGAGGGGGAAACCCCTCTTTTTTGTTTTTGATTTCCGCTTTTCTCAGAAGTCATCAGATTTTCTCCGTGGCCAATGGTTCTAGGTTATACTGCTATGAGAGTGAACGGCAGCGCGGACTGTGGGGTGAGAGGAAGGATATGGCGATTGTGGCGATGATTCTCGGGGCTCTGCTGGTGCTCCTGGTGCTGTGGGAGGGATTCGAGACCATCATCCTGCCGCGCCGGGTGACGCGACGCTTCCGCATCACGCGGGTCTTCTACCGCAGCAGCTGGCGTCCCTGGACCTGGCTCATCTACAACTTCGTTCCGGCCCGGCGTCGGGAAACCTGGCTGAGCTACTTCGGACCGCTGTCGCTGCTGCTTCTTTTGAGCCTCTGGGCGGCCGTGCTCATCGTCGGTTTCGCGCTCATCCACTGGGGGGGATCCTGGCTTTTCTACCGCGACGGCGGCACCGCCCTCATAAGTGACATCTACCTGAGCGGCACCACCTTCTTCACCCTCGGCATCGGCGACGTGGTGCCTAAAACGAGCCTGGGACGCCTGCTGGTGGTAATCGAATCGGGGATGGGATTCGCGTTCCTGGCCCTGATAATCAGCTACCTGCCGGCCCTGAACCAGTCGTTTGCCCGGCGCGAAGTGAGCATCTCCCTGCTCGACGCCCGGGCCGGTTCGCCTCCCACCGCTTCGGAGATGCTGCGCAGACACGGCCACCAGGGAGGCGCGGAATCGCTTCGCGAACTGCTGCACGAGTGGGAGCGCTGGTCCGCGGAATTTCTCGAAGGGCATCTTTCCTACCCCGTACTCGCCTATTTCCGTTCCCAACACGACAACCAGTCCTGGCTGGCCGGGCTCACCGCGATCCTGGACACCTGCGCCCTGATCATGGCGGGGGTCGAGGGGAGCTGCAACCGCCAGGCGGAGCTCACCTTCGCCATGTCGCGCCACGCGGTAGTCGATCTCGCGCTCGTGTTCAGGACCCAGCCCCGGCAACTGAGCTCCGACCGGCTCCCGTCGGCGAAGCTGGACGAGATCTGCGACATCCTGCGCCGCAGCGGCCACAAGCTGAAGGAGCGGGCCGTCCTGGAACAGAACCTTGCCGAACTCCGCCTCATGTACGAGCCCTACGTGGTTGCGCTCTCCCGGCACTTCAAGGTCAGTCTTCCCCCGTGGGTGGCGCGGGAAAACGGGGTGGACAACTGGCAGGCCAGCTTCTGGAAGCCCCCGTCGAAGCGCCACAAAGCCCCTGAGGAGATTGAGGAAAGGCATTTCTGAGCCGTTGAGTGAAGTGTCCCCGTCGCTTCCTTTTTCCCTGAGGTGGCTCCCCGAATTCTCCGCCGGTAGTTTTAATTCTCGCCAGCGTTTTCCCATTTCCAGGACCTCCCCCCGATCCCTTCAGAGCGAATTCCCTTTTTGAAAGGGCCCGCCTGTGCTATTGAAAAAAACGGAAAGATTCGTGAGCAGGAGCGAATGCGCACTGGCCACGGAGGAACACCGGCTGTGCGGCTTGAGGCAAAAGGAATTTGAATTATGGCATCCCATGATTTTGAGCGGGAAAAAGCACTTTTCAGGAAATACTACGAGACTAACGAGAAGCGGTTGATTGCGGCGAAGGACTCCTTTGTCGACATCGTCAGGAGCCTGGTCAGCCAGACTGGAGCGGGGGCGACCATCAAGGTCGAGGGGCGCGTCAAGGACAAAGAGGAGTGCATCAAAAAGTTCCAGCGCAAATACCAGGGGAAACTCGAGGCCGACGAGCAACCCTACCAAATCAGGGACTTCATCTCGGACCTGATAGGCGTGCGAATCGTCTGCCTCTATGAAGACGAGGTCCCGATGGTGTCGGAACTGCTGCAGCGCAACTTCAAGATCCTGAACGTCACCGACAAGACTTCCGCCGTGGAGAGCACGGAAGACTCCTTCGGCTACAAGGGGCTGCACATGGACCTGGCCCTGGACCCTGAGGCGGTTTATCCCGCCAGGAACCTGCCGCCGGCTGATCTCTGCTTCGAGGTGCAGATTCGTTCCCTGATCCAGGACGCGTGGAGCATGCTGGACCACAAGATCAAGTACAAGAAGTCGATCCCGGTGGATCTGAAGCGCAGGATCAACGTGCTCGCCGCCCTTTTCGAGCTTGCGGACCGCGAATTTAAAGAGATCAGGAACGCGACCTCCGACCTGATGCAGCAGGCGACGGTGACGCAGATTGAACCGGAAGCGCCGGGTCAGGCAGTTACCGCAGGCTCGAGGACGGTGAACGCCTTTAACTTCGTGCCCATTGCGGGGCACTTTTTCCGGGACTTTGTCTTTGACGACGAGAAGGTTGATGATTTTGTCCAGGACATATTGGAACAAAACAGCACCCTGCAAAAGGCCGAACTGCACAGGTGTCTGAACGAGAATCTGAAGGTCGTCAGGGAGTACCGCGACCATGTGCTCGCGGAAAACCCGGAGAGGACCTTCAGTGCCTACACCTCGATCAGGCACTGTCTCTATCTCTACGATCAGGAGAAGTTTTCACGCATCCTGTCGAGAAGGAACAGGGAGCGTTTCGCCGTATGGTTGAAGGCCAATCAGCCCCCCCCTGTAACAGCGCAGCCCTGATCCGCTGTTTCTGCTCCGACACCTTTTACCCCTCCCAGAATGACAACTCTTTCCGGCAGACCACGGCAGCCGCCATTGGGCCAAAAGCTGGACGGTTTTCAGCGCCCTCAGGGGCGATTGGAGTATTTAACAGCTCCAGCTTGCATTGCGTCAGCCACGTTGTATGCTCAACGAAGTTTCATTGGTGGTAGTTAACTAATCAGAAGAAGGGCCAGGGCTTTCGCTGAAGCGAAGCAAGGGAGGTGCGACGTGGGTTATCGGATTATACGGAACTACCGGAACATGCCCCCAACGAAGTTTCACGTCTTTGTGCAGAGGGTGGCAGCTGCGCTGGCTGACAAGACCAGGTTTCCCGATTCATTTTGGGAAGGGAGATTGGCGCTGCTCCAGGCGTTTCTGGCTGCAGTGGTCAAACACGATGCGGTGTATAACGAGTCCATCATGGGGAACAGGCTGTTGATTATGGAACGCGACGTACTCCAGGCGCAGCTCGTCATTTACCTCGACCAAATTGTTTTGCACCTCGAAATGGCCGCCATTTCGAGACCTGACGTGTACAGCGCCTCAGGATTTGACCTGAGCAAGGACAGAAGGGGACGCGGCCGGGGCAAGGCTGTAAATGCAGCACTCGGTGCAGCTCAGAGCGAGCCGGGAGAAGGGGAGGGCGGTACTTCATCTTGATGCCCGGCTCTCCGACGCAAAATAGCATTATCCCGCCTCTTTGCCAGGGGGTGTCCCTCGACACCCTCTATTTCATTCATCTTCCGCCAGTTTCCCTTCATTCCTGACAGCCCGTACGTCGTCGTCCGCGTCCAGCCCTTCTTTCCTGCCCCCGTTAATTCATAAATCGTCATTCAGATCTTGATAATCGCCATTTAAACTTAATCAAAGGAGAGTTGTACGATGTTAATCATGATTTACATGAGGTAAATCGTGATTGTTATCGTGTGAACGTTGATGCACGTCCCGTCAGGCAAGATAGATAAGTTGTAAATCTCCATTTAGTTGTTACAAATCTTGATCAATGAATTACAAATGGACGTGAGCAGGTTATATATCAACGTTTACGTGATACAAATCGTGATGCACGTGAACAAAATTAAGCTGAAAGCGAACTAAACGAAGATACACAAGAACTAAATAGAGGTGCTTGAGCCCAATCTTGATTTGCAGAGGGATTAAGGGGACGGAGTTGATCTGTTGACTATTCGTGCCGTTTTCTGCTCTCAGTCAACTAATCAACTCCGTCCCCTTTGCTTCCTTGCTTCCTGCGGATCACTAATAGCTGCCGGATGCGCCGCCTCCTCCGAAGGTACCACCGCCCGGTTGAAATCCTTTAGCCTGTGGCACATTGGCCGCCGGGGTGAGGGGCTGGATCGCCGCCAACGCCTCGGCATCGAGACCGTAGAGGCGCGGTTCAAGAAGCGGTTCGGCGGTAAAGGCGCCCCGGCAGCGCTTCGAACCGGCGCGCAGCCAGCGCAGCAGGCCGAACGCGAGACCCGCCAACAACAGTCCCGCTGCCGTCAACTCCTCGGCAAGATGCCCGAAATGTATGTAGTACTTGAGGGTGATGATCGACAGGATAGAGGAGACGACGCCGAACCAGAGGAGGGCCCGGTCGCGGCGGCCGATCCCCATCGCCAGGGCCGCCACCGGCAGGATGGCGGTAAGTAGCGCGCAGAGGGGATCGCTCCAGGGTAGCTGCCATTCTCCCGGAATCCAGCCGAGCCATTCCCGCCAGAGGAGGCGATGGGCAAAGAGGTTCACGTCGAGGTAGATTCCCGTCCAGGCCGCGAGGCGCATGCTCTCCAAAGACCATACGTATCCCCGGGGCAGGCTGTTTCGGCCAGTAAGCCGCAGCTGCGCCCAGATTGCCGCTGCGCCGAGCAGCAGCAAGAGGACGAGCCGGGACAGTCCCGGTGACTGCCAGAGGAGAACGTCCGCGAGATGGAAGGGAAGACCGGCGAGGGCGAGCATCGCCCCGAACGCGGCCAGGGCGTACCCGTAGCGGACCGTCAGCATGACCGCTCCGGCCAGGATGATGACGTGTGCCGCCAGCCAAGCCAGGCGCTCCGCGCTGTGCCCCCAGTGGTGAGCGGGGATGGCAACCGCCAGGGCAAGCATGCCGACCGCCAGCAGCAGCAGCGCCTCCTCGGCGCCGCAGCGGTAGAGGCGGCGGCCGGCAATGAGTTCGTGATCAGCGACCCAGGCGCAGAGCGGGGCGAAGATCAGGCACAATACGGTGAAGCCGTCTTCCTTGACATTGAACATAACAGCCGGCAGCGCCACCAGAGCCGCCACTACGACTGTGGTGAACAAGGCGAGGAGGATGCGGATAAAGACGTTCACCCGCACCAGTTCCGGCCGATAGCGCTCCGCCACCGCAGCGGCCTGCTCAGGGGTGATGATCCCGGCCTCCTGCCAGCGCCGCGCCTCCTCCACCACCGCCACCCGGCGCTCGCCTTTCTCATAGAGGCGTATCATTCGGCACTCCGAAAGCGGCGATGCAAGGCCACCAGGGCAGTCAGCAACGACGCCGCGCTGACCAGGAAGTAGAGTATGACCCCTTCACTGCTCCAGTGACCGCGATTGAACATGAAGCTGGTGATGCCGAGATAGCCATAAAGGACGGCGTACAGGAGAAAGGCGAAGCTGCGTTCCCGCAGGGCATAGAGGGCGCTGCCGCAGCCGGCCAGCAGCAGGCCGGCAAGATAGGCCAGACCGGTGGCGCGGGAGCCGATCCCGGCGACCAAGGCGGCGAGGAGTACGTTGACCCCGAGGTGCAGGTGGACGGGGAGGAAGTGGCGTTTCCAGCCGAGCCGGTTCTGTATTGCCCCCGCCGCCACAACCAGGGCTCCGAAGAAGAGGGCGTTGTCGCGAAGGGCGCCATCCCAAAGTCCTGCGCCGAGCAGGCTCGTCTTGACGCCGAGCCAGGCGCCGAGGGTGGAGAGGGCCAGGGATAGG
Encoded here:
- a CDS encoding acyl-CoA dehydrogenase family protein; amino-acid sequence: MFLELTEEQKLIQETARNFARSELEPLAAKLDREGDRPAFLANLKKLAELGFMGLNVQEEYGGSEAGVVAFSVAMTEIARACASTAVTVSVNNMVCEVIQAIGSPEQKQKYIPRICSGAYAAGSFALTETGAGSDPAGMTTTALLDGDSWVLNGSKIFITSAPYAGVFVVWAVTDREAPKGKGISCFLVEQGTPGLVIGKQEEKTGQHASATNELVFENCRIPKDALMGKLNDGFRIAVAELGGGRIGIGSLALGIGLAAMDYATRYSTERVQFGQKISAFQATQWKIADSYTELEAARLLLMNAAFRKESGRPFAKEASMAKLFATEAANRACYNAVQMLGGYGYTADFPVERYARDVRITSIYEGTSEIQRVIIAREILKNIS
- a CDS encoding CoA transferase subunit A, yielding MSSGKRITLQQAAEIVKNGSSLTFSGFTIWRRPFALVYELIRQRRKGLHLIEVNGGPQTEFLVGAGCVDIWESCWVGHELYGKYGANLSRKVGNKEILVEDYSHAEMMFRFSAAASGAPYAVTQTSLGTDIHNPAYDTLGNAGLRDGRRIPKHKYRFTEDPFFGAGAQVMVPAAKVDIAILCVQQVGEEGTVRVNGQFYSDPEVARAADVTIVMAEEIVPEEYLRRESDLNTITSFEVDHILEVPFGAHPTGMFGRYDVDGAFLKDFYARTRTQEGFDDFAKEWIYGLDHLGYLEKLGWPKMLNLKANTALKYSTGVKRGQ
- a CDS encoding CoA-transferase subunit beta, which produces MDKEFAKPEEYGLADLLCCAASREVQDNEIVFAGTGLPMVAIMLAQKTHAPNLKLIFEAGTLDGRPPEIPTSVGDARCEMGASRSSGLHDAFSIAQRGYVDLGFLGGAEVDQYGNVNTTCIGDYLNPELRLTGSGGNPDINSFARRTVFIMVHEKRRFTEQVSYITSPGWRVRKWPGGETVHRRELYGAAYRGGPSAVISTLGVFRFDDESGRIYLDTCHAGNSPEQVRDMCQFDLDITRVSGETLPPTREELHFIHEVLDPGQIFIPKVKPV
- a CDS encoding GAF domain-containing protein, with translation MGDDPAKYHALFDQMAQGAFFQSADGTLTDVNPAALEMFGLTRDEFLGRTSMNPDWRVIAEDGSDLPPERHPSMAALGSGRPVRDFIAGVFNPRKRCICWFNLNALPMFRPGDSSPHQVFVTMHDISSHKRINDIHLSRIRLIQCAGVHPLDELMVQALDEVEKLTGSAIGFYHLFDAATGSVALKAWSTSTLERFCGIDDRDQHYSVEQAGVWADCLRSGKATIYNDYNIIPHRKGFPPGHTPVRRILVVPVQRNGEVVAILGVGNKPSDYTETDVHTVTLFADLTWDVAQQKQMQDRLLAKTGELKEANELLEQRVNQRTADLQAAIRERESFSYSVSHDLRAPLRHISSYSSILIEEYGPALPYEARTYLDRMRGAANQMGALIDHLLELSKVARAVISPEPIDLSAAAAGILQMLQETEPHRMVYQEIQPGLTTQGDVHLVNQLLGNLLGNAWKYTLKTPFPRIAVGKTTAAGEEVFFVTDNGAGFDMSYQSKLFKPFERLHGSEFDGVGIGLATSHQIVERHGGRIWGEGTVGRGATFYFTLGGRCEHEVTAAGDVAR
- a CDS encoding AraC family transcriptional regulator, producing the protein MDKAQAYAERFDRVLRYIERHLDEPLTVERLSRVAHFSKFHFHRQFSLYTGTGVLAYIRQLRLKHASYRLVYRRDERIIDIALDAGFESPEAFARAFRQIFGQSPSQFRKSPRWQPWKERFRLPPNERRGDMDVKTMEFTETRIAVLAHRGAPEKLDDSALKFIEWRKQSGLSPVKESRTFGIVYDDPANVEPEQFRFDICGEVSQEVPENQQGVLNGVIPGGRCAVVRHLGSHDRIGDSVYPLYRDWFPKSGEELRDFPLFFHYLNLMPDVAEHELVTDIYLPLK
- a CDS encoding LIC12231 family lipoprotein: MKPALLILCLILSGCVTYRDFPAAALDRKMNNGTCDVMYYNIGSFNILDVGGYSTLQNVFRDASLCRKMVQVDEKPEKGLFLDVQTKWKPMTIPAFAFGYLSVSTLTLLPVWSTRDGYIVQYNVYVDGQMKDTYRYDITRKGALWLGLLPFAWVNAFTYSEDEAFDATARQFSYDAQSYLKPN
- a CDS encoding potassium channel family protein — protein: MAIVAMILGALLVLLVLWEGFETIILPRRVTRRFRITRVFYRSSWRPWTWLIYNFVPARRRETWLSYFGPLSLLLLLSLWAAVLIVGFALIHWGGSWLFYRDGGTALISDIYLSGTTFFTLGIGDVVPKTSLGRLLVVIESGMGFAFLALIISYLPALNQSFARREVSISLLDARAGSPPTASEMLRRHGHQGGAESLRELLHEWERWSAEFLEGHLSYPVLAYFRSQHDNQSWLAGLTAILDTCALIMAGVEGSCNRQAELTFAMSRHAVVDLALVFRTQPRQLSSDRLPSAKLDEICDILRRSGHKLKERAVLEQNLAELRLMYEPYVVALSRHFKVSLPPWVARENGVDNWQASFWKPPSKRHKAPEEIEERHF